In Chthonomonadales bacterium, the genomic window CGCCTCTTCGGCGCAGCATCTCGCTGAAGGGAAGAGGGGGATCGTCCTCTCCTCCGGCGGGCGTCCACATGTACGATGAGACGAATCGCCCACTTCCGGTCACCGGACCGAGGATGGCGGCCCAGTTCTCGTCCGGGCAGTGGAGGATCTGCCGACTCTTCAGGTACGGGTGCAGGCGCTCCAGACTGCGCGGCAGGCCCAGCTCGTCCGCGGTGTGCGCGCCCCCGGTGACCTCCTCGCCGCCCTCGTCGGAGCAGTACATGCGCACCGCCAGACCGATCTGTCGCAGATTCGACATGCACACCGCCTGGCGGGCCTTTTCGCGTGAGGGCCCCATGGCGGCGTAGACGATGCCCGCCGTCA contains:
- a CDS encoding type II secretion system protein, which translates into the protein MSTLSRRSGGFTLIELLVAISIILVTAGIVYAAMGPSREKARQAVCMSNLRQIGLAVRMYCSDEGGEEVTGGAHTADELGLPRSLERLHPYLKSRQILHCPDENWAAILGPVTGSGRFVSSYMWTPAGGEDDPPLPFSEMLRRRGDELPIAICLHHDFDRKKLDAPTVAILLRLSGAVTLVTVPQRLAAWEY